The nucleotide sequence CATGAAAGGCGACGACCAGAAGGCGTTCGACGCCGGTTGCGATGGCTACATCGCCAAGCCCATTGACACGCGCAAGCTGCCCGACCAGGTGGCCGGGTTTCTGGCTCGCGCAAGCGGTCAATCACGGAGAAGCCGCATGAAAATCCTCGTCGTCGAAGACCACGCTTTGGATCTCAAGCTCGCGGATCTCGTCCTGAGCACCGCCGGCCACGATGTCAGTGCGGTCGAGGCTGCCGAGCCGGCCTTCGCCGCCATCCAAGAAGACCGCCCGCAGCTCATCCTCCTCGACCTCGACCTGCCGGGCATGGACGGCCTCGCGCTGGCCCGCAAGCTCAAGGCCGACCCCGACATGCGCGACATCCACATCGTCGCTGTCACCTGCTATTCCGAACAATATCCGAAGGCCGCCGCCCTGGCTGCCAGGTGCGATGCCTACCTGCTGAAGCCGATCAACACACGTGAACTGTCCGACCAACTCACCGCCGTCGCCGAAGGAGGTGACGCGGTCAACTAGCAGGTGAAAGGAAGGCCCCATGAACCTCCTCATCGTTGACGACATTCCCACCGAACTGAAGCTGCTCC is from Actinomycetota bacterium and encodes:
- a CDS encoding response regulator, yielding MSAKILVVDDNPTNLKLVSDVLEFEGYDILKAVDAEEAQVVLAATLPDLILMDIALPGMDGLTLTRKLKAEERTRGIRIVALTAFVMKGDDQKAFDAGCDGYIAKPIDTRKLPDQVAGFLARASGQSRRSRMKILVVEDHALDLKLADLVLSTAGHDVSAVEAAEPAFAAIQEDRPQLILLDLDLPGMDGLALARKLKADPDMRDIHIVAVTCYSEQYPKAAALAARCDAYLLKPINTRELSDQLTAVAEGGDAVN